The Schistocerca piceifrons isolate TAMUIC-IGC-003096 chromosome 11, iqSchPice1.1, whole genome shotgun sequence genome includes the window attctgtaaatatcgcATCGGTTTTTCTTCATCTTTAGCATATAGTGAGTTGTATTCAGTATTGCTTGAAGGTTAGTCCAGTACCCAATTTAAGTTCGAGCAAACATTGCCTTATCAACATCATATGCGGGAATAGGTTGTCCTATATGAATATCCGTCCCTTGACATACCTGCGCAGCCTTATCAATGAGTATTTGGTGTGCAGTATGGTGATCTTTATTTGTAGTGTAGGTGATGATGATGTGCTCTTGCACACATTTTCCAATGTGTTAAAGCCCTTATCGCCATAATCTAGGTGCTATTTCAATTTTGTTCCAGCTCCACAGACATTGTATCCAGAAATACAAAGTTCGCATGGCAGACTCTTGAGAATACCACCTCCAAATTTGTTGACACATTTCCTATCACTCGTGCCACACTACTGCATGGTTTGAGCTTTGATTTTCGTATTGCATAGCAATTTGCGACTGTTCACCCAGCTGTTGAGCTTCGATGAGAAACTAAACCATTTCATCAAAGCCCTGTTCCCTCGACATCTTACGATCTGCTCTATGAGGAACATAACGGGTTTAAAGCTTTCCCATAGTTCATAAGGTTTGTTCTTAATTCTGTGGTGAATAATGCGATTATACTTGTCAATGATCTGTGGCTGTATGTTCAGCCATTTGCACATACGTAGAAGATTACATTGCTTCCACATTCGGTTTTCGATTGTCCAGTTTAACCATTTGGCAGTGCTAGTTTCCAAATGggagaatgttgagtagtgatttaTCCAACATCATTCCAATTCTACCTTGATATGCCTATTGTAAAATTTACTTCCATCACATGCTTCAAGGTTGTTGGGAGTCGAGTTAGTCCTGTCTGCAACAATTGTTTAGAAACCTCTCAAACCTCCTTCCCTATCTTTACTTTCAAAGGTGAGGCCCAAGCAAAATTGGAACGTGTGTCTGTGACCATGAGAATGTACTTGAAACCATTATTTCATTTTAAGTAGTCTTGCGTATCTGAGACCAGCCTGCCACGCATAATCCATTCCTTGTATTATCAGAAATATTCTGCATACAGGTCTGTAAAGCTCATGAACAACTCCCTCCACAATTACTCGACGATGCATATTTTTCAAAGCTCAGGTAAGATTGATAATATTTTGCTCATGTGACCAGCATTCTCTTCACCAGCTGAAGTTGTAAACAGTCGTAATCGAGCTATGATTTCATTTAGTTACCATAATTTGTATACTCTAGAGGTAGATTGTTCAGTCTTTCAGGCTAAACTTCGGTTATTTTACCTGCACTATGTGGAGCTGCTACTGCTGGTACAGTTAAAATCCTGTATTtgtcactatatgaaacttccaTTCATCCTTTTGGGGTTTTACATGTGTTGGTAATTCGTAATAGTGGACTACATGTTTTTATAGTTTCAGGGTATATTTTTGACATTTGACATTTTCAGAATTATTAACTGTAAGAGCCTAGGCAATCTTTCAAATTCCTTGTTCCCAATTCTTATGGCCTTCTTGGTTAAGCATATTGAGTGCTTACCTACCAAATATGGTTTCGTCCTGATGACCCCATATGTTGTCTTAACTCATCATtgctacttctcctcctcctcctgtttctgCTTATATCTACAGTGCATGACAGTTCTTCCAGCCTGTCAGTTCCTGGCTTAAATGTTACTGAGAGATGCTGGTCTTGTTGCAGTTGACCCAACTTTCACAAAAGTAACTTCTATCACATTGCCTTCCACACCTCTATTTTTAGCATTACACTTTTTCGGCAACATCCTGCTGTATACTAAGGCATTTTTGAGACAATTTACAATCTAAATGTGCTTTGAGACTATGGGTGGTGATGGGAGTAAAGTGCCTTAGCCATCACATTCTTGTTCCACACATACGTTAGTTTTGCATCGACTTCTTTAATTTCttgcccgccggaggttcgagtcctccctcgggcatgggtgtgtgtgttgtctttagcgtaagttagtttaagtagtttgtaagtctagggaccgatgaccctagcagtttgatcccataggaattcacacacacacacatctttaatTTCTTGTTGACACACAGTTCACATTCCTGTATTAGAGCATTCAACACCTCAACATTCATAGCACCTCCCTTGACAAGACCTTCAGTTCCCTTAATTTAGTGTTGACtgcctccatttttttttttgtcaaatgcaTGTGCTTTGCATCCTCTGAATGAATGTACAACACATGTTCAAATTTGTACATAGTGTACAATATACTGACACATGTGCATTTTGGTGCATTgcctttttgaaggtatttgttcaAGTTCCGTTTCTATTGACTCTCATTCAATTTACTAGTTTTATCTGTAACCAGCAAGCTATACTGAGAGTTACTCCAGCAATCCTCACATGTAACAAATTTATTGAGTGGCATGTCATTTCCTACATGTACTTTGAAAATATGCTTTAAATTTAGATAGTCCTGTTCGAAAGTTATAAGATTGATGTATCCCATACAAATAGCTTTGGGAGGCTTAAGTATTTCTCACTGAAATAAAATACGTTGACTTGCATGTGGCGAGCAAATCAGAAATACCTGCAGATAACCTGATTTTCCACTGAGATGTTGCCAAATATGAATATGGTGTTAGTTTTACATTTTCAGGTGGTAGAATGTCGCTGCTTTTGCTGGCTGTTCAGTATGTTACTCCCTTAACGCCATGCAAAATTTCCTGCAGTAGCTGATATTTTGactgaaactgaatttttgaaaaatatatacatgCTCTAAGTGGTCTCCCACAGGATGTGTCAACAGTGTAAAAACTAGATTATTTTCCGCAGCATGAAGCCCCAATAACCAAAGCATTTCTAATATCAGGAAGTAATGATCCATTTGCCTTGTTCTTCTGGTTTCTACCTTCATCATAGCAGGACCGGTCATTTAAAGACCCTTGTGGTGAGACTGTTTCTTCCACTTGGTTATGGTGGTAACTGTTTATTTACATTGAAATAGAGAGGTTTTATAAACTCTTACTTACAGATGGGTACATAAACAATTGTAATTCAGTGCCCACATCTGGTAATGTTGAATCATACATTTCCACTGCAGTCAATGCACAGAATGCATCAGGGAGTCGAGCTATTATAGTTTCCAATGAATGGAGAGTTTGGCAAGCTATGGACAGTAGATAAGTGCACAACGTGCTGTAGAATTGGAGGATATGTGACTGCCTTCTTTGCCAACACATTAGCTCATCCTGTACTGCATTTCATTAAACTTGAAAGTCTGCTCCTGTAGATCTGTGCTCCTTCTGTGGTGAAATATTTTAACTATATCAACTGACTCCCTACAGAGATGGTATGATCACGTGGTAACAGCAGGGGAGAGCAAACTTTTCTGTGGAACAAGGCCGaaattaactttgacatattgcgtGGTCAACGTCATTCGTCCAACGAGAATATTATTTTGTCATCACTAAATCAATGGTTTTCAACTGATTCCACTTATTAGAACTCCCTATTCAATAttacacactctgacatgcttacACCCACTGGTATTCAAACAGTAGGTTTGATTGAACAGCATTTTGTTGACACCAGATGCCTGCTGCTGCAATGACTTCACCTTTGCTGCAAGGAAAGCATATAGTGTTCGTTAGAAGCTTATTTgctcattttctctgttcatcagcATTAATAATTAAACTGGCTCACAACAGGGACTTTGGATGCATGACTTGCATCCTTATCCTTTGATGTTTGTCACAAGTGAGCAAATTATTTATCCATTGCTGTAAGTATATTTTCACGACATCTACTACTATCATAGCtataattgtattattattattattatttctctttcctgtctcaaacgttatgtctggttaaaaatggaaagtgacgtcgGCCTTGATCAAGCATGCCTTCCTTTTAACTATACAGTATACATTATAtttcatttaggaactttcgggtaattgaacatatatcaataattacagatttctggatGTAGCTGTTTTCTACATTTggttgtagctgtattgcgttgttgtactggtggatattgtttgGTATGACTCCTGTACTTAATAGTATAATTgctatgatgtcaactttatcctgatgccacatgtctttgacttcctcagccagttggatgtatttttcaattttttctcctgttttcttctgtatatttgttgtattgggtatggatagttcgattagttgtgttaatttcttctttttattggtgagtatgatgttgggtttgttatgtggtggtgttttatctgttataatggttctgttccagtataatttgtattcatcattctgcagtacattttgtggtgcatacttgtatgtgggaatgtgttgttttattagtttatgtgtatggtaagttgttgatgtattatttttgctacattgtcatgtcttctggggtattctgtatttgctagtgttgtacatccccttgtgatgtgatctactgtttctattcgttgttcgcaaagtctgcatttatctgttgtggtatcgggatctttaataatatgcttgctgtaatatctggtgtttattgtttgatcctgtattgcaatcatgaatccttcagtctcactgtatatattaccttttcttagccatgtgttggatgcgtcttgatcttgTAACACTTGCAAGTGAATTATTTTAATTCCCAtctaaaaatttcaaatcaaattgGCAGTGACTCAGATTAATCATTATTTTTACCTCATCAGTTCCTTCCTTGTGgtggaatattttaattttaaatcactAACAGTTACTATATATGTAACTTCTTATGCAATTTTATGAATTCTCGCTTATAGTACTGGATTTATGGACACCTAAATATTATTTCTTTGTTGTACGTATATCAATATTtaacattatcctcattactcttcAGATTGACTCAGTGTGCTGGTGGGTGCTGTGACATACCATGTGAAGAAACTAGTCGCCATAGAGTGGTCCAGGATGAGTTGGTGATAGACATGAAGTCAACACATGAGTTTGGTACCAATACAAAAGATATGACTGTTGATAAGAACTGCTCAGTTGCCACACAATATAACTGTAGTACGAGGGAAAAGGAATTATATGTATATAGCTGTAATTTCTGCCAACAGAGCTTTCCTTCAAAATACAGATTCATAAAGCATGTGTTTATGCACATTGATGGCATGCAACCACCTTcgtatgtttgtaagtggtgtggtGAAGTATTTCACAGTAATGTTAGTTTGAAAAAACATTTGAGAATGAGTGAGAATCATCATGTCTTAACTGCTGGAAACCATGAAAAATATGGCTATAGTGAAGAGCATCAAAGCAGTATCTTCTCAGATAGTGAGCCAGAAGTTTCTATCGCAGAATACAATGAGCTGAATTCATACAAGGAAATGTGGAAAGCTGCTAGTGACATAGGTAACACACACATGACAAATGATACAGAGGAAACAAATCATTATGGATCTCTATCTACAACTGTTAATGTCAGATCCCAGGGTGATCTACTTACTGCAAACAGAATCCACAAACGTGATATTTGTGGCAAATCTTTTGCTGGTGCAGGCAATCTTAAGAAACATGGATTAATTCACACTAGAAAAAAACCTCACAAATgtaagatttgtgggaaatcttttgctttCCCAAGCCATCTCAAGAAACACATGGttcttcacactggaaagaaacctcataaATGTGAGCTTTGTGGACAATCTTTTCCCAGGAGAAGCTCTCTCAATAGACATAAATTAATACACACTGGAAATAAATCCCACAAATGCCAGATTTGTGGGAAATATTTTGCCAGGACAGACGCTCTCAGAAGTCATTCACTAATTCACACTGGAAAAAAATCCAACAAAtgcgagatttgtgggaaatcttttgccaGGACAAGCAATCTCAAGGCACACAAATTAATTCACACTGGGAAGAAACCTcataaatgtgagatttgtgggaaatctatTGCTTACTCAAGCAGTCTCAAGAAACATTTGTtacttcacactggaaagaaacctcataaatgtgagatttgtgggaaatcttttgctttCTCATGGGAACTCAAGACACATGTATTTcctcacactggaaagaaacctcataaatgtgagatttgtgggaaatcttttgctttCTCAAACGGtctcaagaaacatgtattacttcacactggaaagaaacctcataaATGTGAGATTTGTGACAAAACGTTTGCCCTCACACGTTATCTCAAGAAacatgtattaattcacactgaaaagaaacctcacaaatgtgagattcgTGGGAGATCTTTTGCTAGAGCAGGCAATCTCAAGACACTGAATCATACATGCCAGGAAGAGACCTCACAAAAGTGATGTTTGTGGCAAATCATTCTTAGATCAGCTTATCTCAAGATACATGCATTAGGACACATTGGAAGGGGACCTCACAAATGTGATACCAGTGACAAAAGTTTCACTCAGTTGGGCACTCTCAAGATACATCAGAAAGAAACTACAAGTAAGTGTTAGTTTTTTGTAAATAGGTTTTCCTGGTTGATGCCCTCAAGGTGTGTAAAATAATGGAAGAAGCAAGGGGAGAATAAATTGTAATGCCCGTGAAATAACATACAAATATGG containing:
- the LOC124719913 gene encoding zinc finger protein 708-like, with protein sequence MDQEPAMWIKKEGTAEVKTELYFMAQVYPHNMNIKEELEEGVNKESIEDPLGISWSTDFIKEDPELNLEMSVTENIVETSTGYASDSTRLTQCAGGCCDIPCEETSRHRVVQDELVIDMKSTHEFGTNTKDMTVDKNCSVATQYNCSTREKELYVYSCNFCQQSFPSKYRFIKHVFMHIDGMQPPSYVCKWCGEVFHSNVSLKKHLRMSENHHVLTAGNHEKYGYSEEHQSSIFSDSEPEVSIAEYNELNSYKEMWKAASDIGNTHMTNDTEETNHYGSLSTTVNVRSQGDLLTANRIHKRDICGKSFAGAGNLKKHGLIHTRKKPHKCKICGKSFAFPSHLKKHMVLHTGKKPHKCELCGQSFPRRSSLNRHKLIHTGNKSHKCQICGKYFARTDALRSHSLIHTGKKSNKCEICGKSFARTSNLKAHKLIHTGKKPHKCEICGKSIAYSSSLKKHLLLHTGKKPHKCEICGKSFAFSWELKTHVFPHTGKKPHKCEICGKSFAFSNGLKKHVLLHTGKKPHKCEICDKTFALTRYLKKHVLIHTEKKPHKCEIRGRSFARAGNLKTLNHTCQEETSQK